From Medicago truncatula cultivar Jemalong A17 chromosome 7, MtrunA17r5.0-ANR, whole genome shotgun sequence, a single genomic window includes:
- the LOC11443501 gene encoding uncharacterized protein, giving the protein MTRIHRNRDRTGNSNGSNVFNLLARREISPRTKHVARDAKRGLLSWVEADSLRHLSAKYCPLLPAPRSTIAAAFSPDGKVLASTHGDHTVKIIDCETGRCLKVLIGHMRTPWVVRFHPLHPKILASGSLDQEVRLWDANTSECITSHHFYRPIASIAFHAKGEIIAVASGHKLYIWHYDKKGEASYSPIFVLKTRRSLRAVHFHPHAAPYLLTAEVNDLDSSDSSMTEATSIGYLQYPPPAVFVTNVHPTEHVTLSSEPTNVSLPFFLVPPYTVDESRAELQHASHDAGSGRIQIESSAVAQFQADTNSTEQHDTTVSPMDTVSEIPTNSQAGTEYPAHTAFSNGMGIGIGNLTMDGMETDETRPAEGSQHRNPTDASSLNGMLHGLSRQTANHGVHPEDGHPFVSSRDPSGWELPFLQGWMMGQSQAGLPSMLPHTGVSRDTLAPQISSSVMANTLPTSNADVAMPSSAMSGSINIPGSSVRSGLRSHFSHSRTPVSESGNLAASINTPHDGSDIQTIMSRIQSELATSVAAAAATELPCTVKLRVWSHDIKNPCSPLNADRCRLIIPHAVLCSEMGAHFSPCGRFLAACVACMLPHIEADPGLQTPVHQESGIATSPTRHPISAHQVMYELRIYSLEEATFGLVLASRAIRAAHCLTSIQFSPTSEHILLAYGRRHGSLLKSIVIDGETTLPIYTVLEVYRVSDMELVRVLPSAEDEVNVACFHPFPGGGLVYGTKEGKLRILHYDGARPVNGTGPSYFPEETIVGVSQ; this is encoded by the exons ATGACGAGAATTCATCGGAATCGTGATCGCACCGGTAATTCTAACGGCAG CAATGTCTTTAATTTGCTTGCACGGAGAGAGATTtcaccaagaacaaaacatGTAGCAAGAGATGCAAAGCGTGGCCTATTGTCATG GGTTGAGGCCGATTCACTGCGGCATTTATCAGCCAAGTATTGTCCTTTACTACCTGCGCCAAGGTCTACTATTGCAGCGGCGTTTAGTCCAGATGGAAAAGTTCTTGCATCCACACA TGGTGACCACACAGTGAAGATAATCGACTGTGAAACTGGACGTTGCTTAAAGGTGTTAATTGGCCATATGAGGACGCCTTGGGTG GTTAGGTTCCATCCATTGCATCCAAAAATACTTGCTAGTGGGAGCTTGGATCAAGAAGTTCGATTATGGGATGCTAACACATCGGAGTGCATAACATCTCACCACTTCT ATCGACCAATTGCATCCATTGCTTTTCATGCCAAAGGGGAAATAATTGCCGTTGCATCAGGCCACAAG CTGTACATATGGCACTACGACAAGAAAGGCGAAGCATCCTACTCCCCAATTTTTGTGTTAAAGACAAGGCGATCTCTACGGGCTGTTCATTTTCACCCTCATGCTGCGCCATATCTTTTAACGGCCGAG GTCAATGATCTTGACTCTTCAGATTCCTCAATGACAGAGGCAACATCCATTGGTTACTTACAATATCCTCCACCTGCTGTTTTTGTCACAAATGTTCATCCTACAGAACATGTTACTTTGTCCAGTGAACCAACTAATGTGTCATTGCCTTTCTTCCTCGTGCCTCCGTATACTGTTGATGAGTCGAGAGCAGAGTTACAGCATGCTAGTCATGACGCTGGTTCAGGTAGAATACAAATTGAGTCTTCTGCCGTGGCTCAGTTTCAAGCGGACACAAATTCAACAGAACAACATGATACTACAGTGTCTCCCATGGATACAGTCTCGGAGATTCCCACTAACTCTCAAGCTGGTACAGAATATCCTGCGCATACTGCTTTCTCTAATGGAATGGGAATTGGCATCGGCAACCTCACAATGGACGGTATGGAGACTGATGAAACAAGACCGGCTGAAGGAAGTCAACACAGAAACCCTACCGATGCAAGTTCTCTTAATGGTATGTTACATGGATTATCTAGACAAACCGCAAATCATGGGGTTCATCCAGAGGATGGTCATCCGTTTGTTTCTTCAAGAGACCCAAGTGGATGGGAATTACCTTTTCTACAAGGATGGATGATGGGTCAAAGCCAAGCTGGTCTCCCCTCAATGCTACCTCACACGGGTGTTAGTCGTGACACTCTAGCTCCACAGATTAGTTCTAGTGTAATGGCTAATACTCTTCCCACTTCTAATGCTGATGTAGCAATGCCATCTTCAGCAATGTCTGGCAGCATTAACATACCCGGATCTTCTGTAAGATCAGGTTTGCGGAGTCATTTTTCACACTCACGGACACCTGTATCTGAATCTGGAAATCTTGCTGCTTCTATTAATACCCCACATGATGGATCTGACATCCAAACCATCATGAGTCGAATCCAGTCAGAACTCGCAACGTCTGTGGCTGCAGCGGCAGCTACCGAGCTGCCTTGTACCGTGAAGTTAAGGGTGTGGTCTCATGACATAAAAAATCCCTGTTCCCCACTAAATGCTGACAGATGTCGTCTAATTATACCTCATGCCGTCCTCTGCAG TGAAATGGGTGCTCACTTTTCACCATGCGGTAGATTTTTAGCTGCCTGTGTTGCATGTATGCTTCCTCATATAGAAGCTGATCCTGGATTACAAACTCCAGTACATCAAGAGTCTGGTATTGCAACATCACCAACTCGGCATCCAATATCAGCACACCAAGTTATGTATGAGCTGCGGATATATTCCCTTGAGGAGGCAAC ATTTGGGTTGGTGCTTGCGTCTCGGGCAATTAGAGCAGCTCATTGTCTGACTTCAATTCAG TTCTCACCTACATCTGAGCACATACTCCTTGCCTATGGTCGACGTCATGGTTCTCTTCTTAAAAGCATTGTCATTGATGGAGAAACAACATTACCTATATATACAGTATTAGAG GTATATAGAGTTTCAGATATGGAACTTGTTAGGGTGCTTCCGAGTGCTGAAGATGAGGTCAATGTGGCATGCTTTCATCCTTTTCCCGGGGGCGGGCTAGTTTATGGAACAAAG GAAGGAAAGCTTAGGATCCTCCACTATGATGGTGCTCGCCCGGTGAATGGGACTGGACCAAGTTACTTTCCTGAGGAGACCATCGTTGGAGTCAGTCAGTGA
- the LOC11428229 gene encoding uncharacterized protein translates to MASDLRITIERNPSQSRLAELNIKCWPKWGCSPGKYQLKFDAEETCYLLKGKVKAYTKGSSDFVEFGAGDLVTIPKGLSCTWDVSVAVDKYYKFESSSSSSSSSPSC, encoded by the exons ATGGCTTCAGACCTTAGAATCACCATTGAAAGAAATCCTTCTCAGTCACGTTTGGCTGAATTGAACATCAAGTGCTGGCCCAA atggggTTGTTCTCCAGGAAAGTACCAATTGAAATTTGATGCAGAAgaaacatgttatttattgaaaGGGAAAGTGAAAGCATACACAAAAGGGTCATCAGATTTTGTAGAGTTTGGAGCTGGAGACCTTGTCACCATTCCAAAAGGACTCAGTTGTACTTGGGATGTTTCTGTAGCTGTTGACAAGTACTACAAATTtgaatcatcttcttcatcatcatcatcttcaccaTCTTGTTAA